Sequence from the Deltaproteobacteria bacterium genome:
CGGTCTCGCTGAGCTTCGACTCCCATAGGAGACCGAGCCTGTCCCGGCAGGAAACCCTCGTTCCTTCACCCGCTCCATCGTCCGCTCCTTACAGGTCTCCCTTCAGCCCGAAGTACACGTTCGACACCTTTGTCGTCGGACCCAGTAACCAGTTCGCCAACGCCGCCTGCCTTGCCGTGGCCAATCTTCCCGGCAAGAACTACAATCCCCTCTTCATTTACGGCGGAGTCGGCCTCGGCAAGACTCACCTCCTCCATGCCATCGGGAACCATGTCCTCGAAAAGAACATCCTCGCCTATCCCACTTCTCTCTGCTACCTCTCTTCCGAGGACTTCACGAACGAACTCATCAATGCCATTAGGTACGAGAGGATGGAGGAGTTCAGGACGCGCTTCAGGAGGATGGACATCCTCCTCATCGACGACATCCAGTTCATTGCCGGAAAGGAGAGAACACAAGCCGAATTCTTCCATATCTTCAATTCCCTTTATGAGAGTAGAAAACAGATAGTCGTAACCAGCGACCAGTTCCCCAGGGACATCCCGAATTTCGAGGAGCGCCTCAGTTCCAGATTCGAATGGGGGCTCATAGCAGACATCCAGGCCCCCGATGTCGAGACCAAGGTCGCCATTCTCAAGAAAAAGGCAGCCGCAGAGAACATCAATCTTCCCAACGACGTCGCCTTTTTTCTGGCTACCAACATCGATTCCAACATCCGCATA
This genomic interval carries:
- the dnaA gene encoding chromosomal replication initiator protein DnaA, whose product is MNELWQKVLLSLKQKITPQSFETWIKPIKPLAVHHNQLEIEVPNRFFRDWIHDNYLSLIETLLFEQTQEQFTVSLSFDSHRRPSLSRQETLVPSPAPSSAPYRSPFSPKYTFDTFVVGPSNQFANAACLAVANLPGKNYNPLFIYGGVGLGKTHLLHAIGNHVLEKNILAYPTSLCYLSSEDFTNELINAIRYERMEEFRTRFRRMDILLIDDIQFIAGKERTQAEFFHIFNSLYESRKQIVVTSDQFPRDIPNFEERLSSRFEWGLIADIQAPDVETKVAILKKKAAAENINLPNDVAFFLATNIDSNIRILEGSLIRIGAFASLTNTEITLEMAREVLRNIVKENNEAIPMEVIQKNVASFFNIRFADLKTKKKNKSFVLPRQIAMYLCRKLTDHSLQEIGEEFGGKDHTTVLHAIRKIEGKSAEDPTFKETLEKLTRLVRNQ